The Rhodospirillales bacterium genome includes the window CCCCTGCGCCCGCGCATCGCCGCGCTTTTGGATGCGGATGCGCTTGCCCGGGCCGGCCTGCCCGACCCCGCGCCATTTCATGCCGCATGGCTGGCGTTTCTGGGCGGCGACGATGCGCAGGCCCACGCGCTCTGGACCCTTGCGACGCTGCTGGCATGGATACAGAAAAATGTCGCGCCGAACCAGGTTGCCTGACCCCTGTTCTATCTTTTAGATTGTGCGCATGATCTTGCTGACCGGCGTGGCCGGATTCATCGGCTCCCATGTCGCCCGCGTCCTGCTTGATGCCGGACACACGGTGATCGGCGTCGATTCGATCAATGATTATTACGACCCCGCCCTCAAGCACGCCCGCCTCGGGATGTTGGAAGGGCGTGCGGGATTCACCTTCCAACGCATCGACATCGCCGACCGCGCCGCCATGCGCGCGCTGGGCGAACGGTATCCTGACATGGATGCGATCATCCATCTCGCCGCGCAGGCGGGCGTACGTTACAGCATCGACAACCCCTACGCCTATCTCGATTCCAATCTGGCGGGACAGATGACGATGCTTGAACTCGCGCGCCATGCGCGGGGCTTGCGGCATTTCGTCTATGCCAGCTCGTCATCCGTGTACGGCAACGATACGTCCGCGCCCTTCGCGCTCGACGCGCGCTGCGACAAACCGGTTTCGCTTTACGCCGCGACCAAGCGCGCAGGTGAACTGCTTGCGCATTCCTACGCCGAACTTTACGCGATCCCGGCCACGGGTTTGCGCTTTTTCACGGTCTACGGGCCGTGGGGCCGCCCCGACATGGCGTATTTCTCCTTTACCCGCAACATCCTCGAAAGCCGCCCGATCAAGGTCTTCAACAACGGCGACCTCAAACGCGACTTCACCTATATCGACGACATCGTGGCTGGCGTGATCGCCGCGCTCGAAACCCCGCCACAACACGCGCCCGGCGGCGCGGCGCCGCACCGCGTCTTTAATCTAGGCAACCACCGCCCGGTGAAACTGCTCGACTTTATCACCGCGATCGAAACCGCCGCGGGCAAAAAAGCAGTGATGGAAATGACCGGCATGGCGCCCGGCGACGTTTACGAAACCTGCGCCGACATCACCGAATCGCAAAAAATCCTGGGCTTTGAACCCAAGACCACGCTTGAATCCGGCATCCCGAAATTCGTGGACTGGTACAGGGATTTTTACAAATAGCGCAAAAACACATGCGCGCGCGAGGTTGGCATAGGCGGCCGTAAGCGCGCATGAAATAAAGTGGAGCGGGCGACGGGATTTGAACCCGCGACATTCAGCTTGGGAAGCTGACGCTCTACCCCTGAGCTACACCCGCGCGAACGCAACATTTACAGGGCCGCCGCGCCCCCCGCAACCAAAAAAGAAAGGCCGGGGGTTCGCCCGGCCTTTCGTAAAAACCCGAACCTGACCGATCAGTAAAAGTGATAGGAAAGGCCAAGACGAATGGCGTTCTCGGATGGGTCGATGCCGTTGTTCTTGTGATAGAAGGTATGGGTGTATTCGGCGCGCAGGCCGACATTGTCCCACGCCATCAGCTCGCTCCCGATGCCGAGGTCGAAACCGTTGTAACGGTGTCCTGCACCGGCAACGTCGTAGCTTGCGCGGCGATAACCGAGAATGCCATAGGGGTTGAACCCGTTCGCGATCGAAAGGCCCGGACGGAAGCTAACACCCCATTCGCCGTTCTTTTCGACCTTGGTGCCCGCGACCGTGTCGTTGGCGTTGGAGCCGCCGTAGAACGCCTCAACCGCCGCGCTCAACCCGCCCATCGAATTCTCCAGCAGGCGGTCGAGCTTGTAGCCCGCGAATACGCCGTAATCCAGGCCGTTTGCCTTGGCCTTACCGGCGGGGGTTTTCACATGGTCCCAGCCATAGCCGCCATAAACGCCGACATACGCGCCGGACAGCGGATTGGTGCCGCTATCGCTGCTGATGCTGGTGGGGGCGCTTTCCGCCGGGGCGGCGTGATAGACGGGTGTCGGCGCGGCGCTGGTCGTCGGCTGCGGCGTATAGGTTGTGCCGCTTTTATCCTGCGCCATGGCCGGTGTGGCCAGCGCGATCAGGGCTGCGGTGCCCAAAAGCATTTTTTTCATCGTCATGATTCCTTGAATGGAGATTTTGTGTTCCCCAAGGCGCAATCCCTGCACTGCAACCATGGCCGAAGACTGGAGCGGGTGACGAGGCTCGAACTCGCGACCCCGACCTTGGCAAGGTCGTGCTCTACCACTGAGCTACACCCGCATACCTGTCTTGAAACGAAACATCTTTTAGCCAAACCGGCTTGTGAAGGCAAGCCCCTTGTGGCTAACTCGGCCAGATGACCGACGAAACGGCGCAAGACGCCGAAACCGACGCCCTTTTGCCCACCCCGCCCCAGGCGCTGATGGCGCGACTGGACGCCATGGGCATTCCCTATGTCCTGCACCGCCACAAGCCGGTCTTTACCTGCGAGGAATCGGCGTTTTTAAAAGACGTCATCCCCGGCCTGCACGTCAAAAACCTGTTTTTACGCGATAAAAAGGGCCGCATGTGTCTGGTGGTGGTGCCCGACGAACTGGCGCTGGACCTTAAAATTCTGGCCCCCGTCCTAGGCTTCGACCGCTTTTCCTTCGGCTCGCCCGAACGGTTATGGACGCATCTGGGCGTGCGTCCCGGCTCGGTCTGCCCGTTCGCCGCGATCAACGACACCGATGGCGCGGTCGAGGTGGTCCTGCACCGCCCCGTGGCCGAGGCGCCGGTGATCAGCGCCCACCCGATGCACAACACCATGTCGCTGGCGCTTTCCGGGCCGGATGTCGTGCGCTTTCTGGCAGCGGTAAACCACCCCCCGCGCATCCTCGACCTTGCCCCTTACGCCCGCGCTGCGGCATAAAGCCTTGATCCTGTACAAAAGTTGCATAGATAATCGATCAAGATGCACAGCTGCAACCTGACCTTCGACAAGCTGCCGCACCGTTTGCCGGTTTTTCCGCTGACGGGTGTGCTGCTCTTGCCGCGCGGCCAATTGCCGCTCAACGTCTTTGAAAAACGCTACCTGAAAATGGTCGACGCGGCCCTGCGCGACGACCGGCTGATCGGCATCGTTCAACCACGATCCGGCAGCGACGGGGATGTTTACGACATCGGCTGCGCCGGACGCATCGTCAGCTTCGCCGAGGCCGAAGGCGGGCGTTACCGCATCACTTTGACCGGCATCTGCCGCTTCCGCATCGGACGGGACCTGGACGAATCCCTGCCCTATCGCACGGTGGTGCCCGAATGGAACGCCTATACCGTCGACATGGAACCGCAGGCCGATACCGTCGCGCTCGACCGCTGCCGCCTGAACCGCCTGCTGCAATCCTATTTCCGACAGCAGGAAATGTCCTGCGACTGGGACAAGGTCGACATCGCCCCGGACAGCGATCTTTTGACCGCGCTGGAAATGATCTGCCCGCTTAAACCGTCTGAAAAACAGGCGCTGCTAGAGGCCGATACGATTCAGCGCCGCGCCGAACTGTTTCTGGCGATGATCGAAATGGCCGTTAGCCACCCCTGCATGCTGGACGAAACCGGCGGTTGCTGCCATTGATATCCGGATAGGACAAGGAAACGCGATGCAGGCTGACCCGAAACTGCTGGAACTGCTGGTATGCCCGCTTACGCACACGACATTGCGTTACGATGCCGCGCGCGGCGAACTGGTATCCGATGCGGCGGGACTGGCCTTTCCGGTGCGCGACGGCGTGCCGGTGATGATGGCGGGACAGGCCCGCCCGCTTGAGGAACACGAGCGTAAAAAATAAATTTCCTGCAACTACCACGCCTGCCGTGCGGCCAGCATCCGCACACCCGGAATCATCAGCGCCGCGCAGGTCCCGCCGTACCACAACGCAAAATAAACCGGATTGTCGTGCGGACAATGCAACCCATAGGCCAGCCCGCCCAGCGCCGCCGCGAACAACATGGTCAGCGCGGCGTGCCGCCGCGCGTGCAGCGGCGCCATGCACCGCGTCAGCGCGCTTAACACGGCGCTGCCCACGACCGTATACAGCGCGACAAACCCGATACAGGCCCATGCGTTGCGCTGGAACACCGCCGCCGCCACGCCGCGCGGCCCAAGGGTATGAAAGGAAAAAACGACCATGACGGCCAAAAGCGCGGCCATAAAGATCATCCCCGCGCGCGCGAAACGGTATGTGCGTCCCGGATGCCCGTCGCGCCACCATGCAAGGCCGCTGCCCACCACCAGCGCCGCCAGAAACGCGTATTTGAACAACATATGGGGATTCCGGGCCATGCCGCCCAACCCCGGCCGCAGGCCCAGCGTAGCCGCCACCAATGCCGCCATGCAAACGAACAGCAACGCGATGCCAGCCCAGATCGCGGCGTTGCGGCGCGCGCGCGGCGCGGGCGGCGCCTTGGCCAGAATTCCGATCAGATCATCCGTGCGCATCCGCAACCTCCTGATCCGCTCTTGCCGTTTGCGCAAGCTTGCGCAGCGCGCGGTGCAACGTCACCTTGGCGTCGGCGACGCTGATATCCATCTCCTGCGCGATATCGGCCATCGATTTACCCGCGATGCGCGCCAGTTCGACGACCCGCCGCTGCTTGGCGTTGAGCGCGGCCAGATACCGCTCCAGCGTCAACGTGGCGTTGCTTGCCGCCACGTCCGATTCCGGCGCGGCCAGGGTTTCCGCCGCACCGTCGTCCAGCGGCACCGTGCCTGAAAATCGGCGCCGCCGCCAGTGATCGACCAGTTTGTGATGCGCGATCGTGCGCAGCCACGGCACATAAGGCAGGCTTTGGTCGTAACTGTGAAACTTCGTATGCACGTTCAACAGCGTCTCCTGCACCACGTCCTCAAGGTCGGCGCGGGCAGGTCCGGTCATGCGCGCCGCCAGATAGGCGCGCACCACCCGCGCGCTGGCCGCCAGCAACCGCCGGTAGGCCCCCGCGTCGCCGCTCGCAAAATCGCGCACCATTTGGTCGAATTCATGCGTATCCACCTGTCTATACGTCCATGCCCGGCCCATGGTTACAAGTCCAAAAGATTTTTTTGCGCCTGTAACCATAGCCTGCCCGCGCACCGTATCCCCTTTCAACGCCAACTTTTAAAATGCAGGATACGACCATGATCGACCCCACCACCCTCGGCCTTTCCTTTTTCGAAGGTATGGCGCTGATTCTTTCGCCCTGCATCCTGCCCATCCTGCCGTTGATGCTCGGCGCATCCATCGACGGAGGGCGGGCGCGTCCCGTCGGCATCGTTACCGGCTTCGTGCTGGCTTTTACCGTCTTTGCCGTCGTCTCGCGCCGCTTGCTGGCGGCGTCCGGCATCGATTCCGAAATTCTGCGCGATGCCTCGCTCATTCTCCTGATGCTTTTCGGGCTGGTCATGCTGTTCCCCCGCCTTTCCGACCGCTGGGGCACGGCGCTGGGCAGCATCGCCGGACGCGGCGACGCCCTGATCGCACGCATCCGGGGCCGGGGATTCTGGGGCGGGCTGGGCATCGGCCTGCTGGTCGGCGTGGTCTGGACGCCCTGCGGCGGGCCGATCCTCGGCGCCGCGATCGTCGGCATCGTGCAGGCGACGTCCGAACTTGCCGCCAGCGCCTCCATTGCCGCGTTTTCGCTGGGCGCGGCCTTGCCGATGCTGGCCATCGCGCTTTCAGGCCGGGCGCTGCTCGACCGCATGGGATTCCTTAAAAGACATGCCTACGCGATCCGCCGCACCGTGGGTGTCGTCATGATCGCAGCGGCGGTGACCATTTATTCCGGCTTCGATCTGAAACTCGTCGCATGGCAAGCGCGCGCGCAAGAAACGGAATCCGCCCCGCCCGCCTTCGCGCACGGGCTGGAAAACCCATATCCAGCACCGGAAATCGCCGGGATTACCGACTGGATCAATTCATCGCCCCTCACCCTTGCGCAATTGCGCGGCAAGGTGGTTTTGATCGACTTCTGGACCTATTCCTGCATCAACTGCATCCGCACCCTGCCCCATGTCACGGCATGGTACGACAAATACAAAAACGACGGTCTGGTCGTGATCGGCGTTCACGCGCCGGAATTTCCGTTTGAAAGAAAGCTGAAGAATGTCGAGGCCGCGGTAAAGCAATACGGCATCCATTACCCCGTCGCGCTCGACAACGATTTTGCGACATGGCGCGCCTATTCTAATCGCTTCTGGCCCGCGCATTACCTGATCGACCGGCAGGGCCGCGTCGTCTATACCCATTTCGGCGAAGGAAATTACGACACCACCGAAAACAATATGCGCGCGCTGCTTGGCATTGACGGACGCGCGCACGATAAACCCGTGGCCATCACCGCCCCCGGCCAGACGCCGGAAACCTATCTTGGTTTCGCGCGCGCCGAAAATTTCGTGGGCACGTTCGTTTACGACAAGCCGGCGCTTTACGATTTTCCCGCCGCGCTGGAAAAGAACCACTGGGCGCTTTCGGGTTCATGGACCGTGGGCGCGCAAAAAATCATCGCCGGACCGGACGCGGCCCTGCGATTGAACTTCACGGCGGGCAAGGTGTTTGTGGTGCTGGGCAGCGCCGACAAAAAACCCGTCGGCCTCGCCCTCAGCCTCGACGGAAAACCCTTGCCGCCCGTGCGCGTGGACGGTGAAAAACTTTATACGCTTTACAACGGCGGCACCTTCGGCGCGGATCACGGCGTCCTTGAAATCCGCCCCGCCCGCGCGGGGCTTGAGGCCTATGCCTTTACCTTCGGGCAATAGCATCTGAAAAAACTGGCAATCGTCCGTGCACGCCCGCTAAAAACGCTGGATGAACCTTCGCCACGCATTTTTGCGCGCCGTGCATGAATACCCGATGAAGATCTATCCGCTGATCTTCATGACGGCGGACATGTTGACCGGCCTGCACGGCACCAACGGCAAAGGCAGCCTGATCTGGAGTGTATCGGCAGGTCTTGGTGTACTGGGCCACGGGCTCAAGCTGGCCTTCGGCAAAGGCGGAGAAAAAATCCCCGAAGGGACGATCTTTGCAAAAGGTCAGTTGAAAGCGTTCTTCACGGATTTCGGGCAATACACCATCAGACCTTTTCAACCGTCCTATTGGCATGAAATGCAACGGGTCTACGCGAATCTGGATCCCGTTTCGATTGCCGGAAAAATCAAACATACACTGCAACCTTGGCGCTATCCGCTTGATACCGGCTATATGCTCTTCGCCCTCGCCGGCCTCGGATATCTTG containing:
- a CDS encoding NAD-dependent epimerase/dehydratase family protein translates to MILLTGVAGFIGSHVARVLLDAGHTVIGVDSINDYYDPALKHARLGMLEGRAGFTFQRIDIADRAAMRALGERYPDMDAIIHLAAQAGVRYSIDNPYAYLDSNLAGQMTMLELARHARGLRHFVYASSSSVYGNDTSAPFALDARCDKPVSLYAATKRAGELLAHSYAELYAIPATGLRFFTVYGPWGRPDMAYFSFTRNILESRPIKVFNNGDLKRDFTYIDDIVAGVIAALETPPQHAPGGAAPHRVFNLGNHRPVKLLDFITAIETAAGKKAVMEMTGMAPGDVYETCADITESQKILGFEPKTTLESGIPKFVDWYRDFYK
- a CDS encoding outer membrane beta-barrel protein, which gives rise to MTMKKMLLGTAALIALATPAMAQDKSGTTYTPQPTTSAAPTPVYHAAPAESAPTSISSDSGTNPLSGAYVGVYGGYGWDHVKTPAGKAKANGLDYGVFAGYKLDRLLENSMGGLSAAVEAFYGGSNANDTVAGTKVEKNGEWGVSFRPGLSIANGFNPYGILGYRRASYDVAGAGHRYNGFDLGIGSELMAWDNVGLRAEYTHTFYHKNNGIDPSENAIRLGLSYHFY
- a CDS encoding prolyl-tRNA synthetase associated domain-containing protein — translated: MTDETAQDAETDALLPTPPQALMARLDAMGIPYVLHRHKPVFTCEESAFLKDVIPGLHVKNLFLRDKKGRMCLVVVPDELALDLKILAPVLGFDRFSFGSPERLWTHLGVRPGSVCPFAAINDTDGAVEVVLHRPVAEAPVISAHPMHNTMSLALSGPDVVRFLAAVNHPPRILDLAPYARAAA
- a CDS encoding LON peptidase substrate-binding domain-containing protein, whose translation is MHSCNLTFDKLPHRLPVFPLTGVLLLPRGQLPLNVFEKRYLKMVDAALRDDRLIGIVQPRSGSDGDVYDIGCAGRIVSFAEAEGGRYRITLTGICRFRIGRDLDESLPYRTVVPEWNAYTVDMEPQADTVALDRCRLNRLLQSYFRQQEMSCDWDKVDIAPDSDLLTALEMICPLKPSEKQALLEADTIQRRAELFLAMIEMAVSHPCMLDETGGCCH
- a CDS encoding Trm112 family protein produces the protein MQADPKLLELLVCPLTHTTLRYDAARGELVSDAAGLAFPVRDGVPVMMAGQARPLEEHERKK
- a CDS encoding DUF1109 domain-containing protein, which produces MRTDDLIGILAKAPPAPRARRNAAIWAGIALLFVCMAALVAATLGLRPGLGGMARNPHMLFKYAFLAALVVGSGLAWWRDGHPGRTYRFARAGMIFMAALLAVMVVFSFHTLGPRGVAAAVFQRNAWACIGFVALYTVVGSAVLSALTRCMAPLHARRHAALTMLFAAALGGLAYGLHCPHDNPVYFALWYGGTCAALMIPGVRMLAARQAW
- a CDS encoding sigma-70 family RNA polymerase sigma factor, producing MGRAWTYRQVDTHEFDQMVRDFASGDAGAYRRLLAASARVVRAYLAARMTGPARADLEDVVQETLLNVHTKFHSYDQSLPYVPWLRTIAHHKLVDHWRRRRFSGTVPLDDGAAETLAAPESDVAASNATLTLERYLAALNAKQRRVVELARIAGKSMADIAQEMDISVADAKVTLHRALRKLAQTARADQEVADAHG
- a CDS encoding cytochrome c biogenesis protein DipZ; the encoded protein is MIDPTTLGLSFFEGMALILSPCILPILPLMLGASIDGGRARPVGIVTGFVLAFTVFAVVSRRLLAASGIDSEILRDASLILLMLFGLVMLFPRLSDRWGTALGSIAGRGDALIARIRGRGFWGGLGIGLLVGVVWTPCGGPILGAAIVGIVQATSELAASASIAAFSLGAALPMLAIALSGRALLDRMGFLKRHAYAIRRTVGVVMIAAAVTIYSGFDLKLVAWQARAQETESAPPAFAHGLENPYPAPEIAGITDWINSSPLTLAQLRGKVVLIDFWTYSCINCIRTLPHVTAWYDKYKNDGLVVIGVHAPEFPFERKLKNVEAAVKQYGIHYPVALDNDFATWRAYSNRFWPAHYLIDRQGRVVYTHFGEGNYDTTENNMRALLGIDGRAHDKPVAITAPGQTPETYLGFARAENFVGTFVYDKPALYDFPAALEKNHWALSGSWTVGAQKIIAGPDAALRLNFTAGKVFVVLGSADKKPVGLALSLDGKPLPPVRVDGEKLYTLYNGGTFGADHGVLEIRPARAGLEAYAFTFGQ